Within the Cytophagia bacterium CHB2 genome, the region TTCTCGCAGAAGCAATTCCCGCGACGCTGCAATTGACGCTGCCGGCGCTCGCGTTGAGTTTGATATTGGGCCTTGTACTCGGCGCGGTTGCGGCGTTTTATCGCCGGCGTTGGCCCGATCACGTATTGAACAATGGCTTGTTGGCAGCGTACAGCATGCCCGGCTTTTGGTTCGGCCTCATGCTGATTTTGATATGTGCCGTCAAACTGGGCTGGCTGCCCAATTCCCACGCGGCTTCGTTGTTTATCAATGAAATGGACGCGTGGATGGTTCTGCAGGATCGTCTGCGCCATCTTCTTTTGCCCATGTTGACGCTTGCTTTGCCGGGTGCAGCAATCGCCGGGCGTTATGTGCGTGAAAGTATCATACAAGCGCTGGAATCGAACTTTGTGCTCCTGGCTAAAGCCAAAGGCCTTTCGTCGTGGCAAATCTTGACGCGCCACGCGCTGCCTCATGCTCTTGTTCCACTCATCTCCCTGCTCGGCTTGAGCCTGGCCTTTCTCGTTGGCGGGGCGTTTCTCACCGAAATCATTTTCGCGTGGCCCGGCATGGGGCGCGTTACCGGCGAGGCCATTCTCAGCCGCGATTACCCTGTCATTCTCGCCACCACCGGACTTTCCGCTATCATGATCATTGCCGGTAATTTTATTGCAGACCTGCTCTACCGTTTTGCGGATCCGAGAATAAAATAACTCGCGCCGCGTTGGAAGAGCATCACGGCTGAGCGCAAATTATTATTTACAGCAAAGCCTCGCTGATGCGGTACAAGTTTCTTTGGCTGAATACCCACATTCCTTATGCGTGCTCTTGTCTCCTCGAGAACCTGGCAACGTTTTATGCGGCAAAAACTGGCGGGGCTGGGATTGATTTTGGTATTGGGTTGGGTGGTCGCCGGAAGGTTTGGGACAACCTTGACGTCTCATAATCCCACGTCCGCCAACTTCGAGCAACGCTATCAACCGCCGAGTTGGCGCCATTTCTTGGGTACGGATCAATTCGGCCGTGATATTTTGAGCCGCTTGCTGCTCGGCTCGCGCCTTTCGCTCGACCTGGGATTAGCCGTTACGGTGATGGCTCTGCTCATCGGTACGCTGCTCGGAGTCACGGCCGGATACCTGGGCGGTGCGCTCGACGCACTTATCATGCGCGGCGTCGATACGCTGCTGGCGTTTCCACTTATCTACTTGCTGGTCGCGTGCGTGGCGCTTTTCGGCGCGGACTGGAAAATATTGGTTTTGATAATGAGCTTGACCTCGTGGATGGACCTGGCGAGATTCGTGCGCGCCGAAGTCATGTCGCTGAAAGAACGCGATTTCATCAAAGCGGCACATGTGCTCGGGTTTGGCCGCTGCCGGATTATGTTTCGCCATCTTCTGCCCAATGCGTTGGCCCCAGTCATTGCTTTTGCCGCGTTGCGTCTCGCGGACGTGATTCTGCTCGAAGCAAGCCTGAGTTTTCTCGGGCTGGGAATTCAGCCGCCTGCGGTGAGCTGGGGGAGCATCATCCGCGATGGCCGCGATGTGCTGGCAAGCGCGTGGTGGATAGCAACGTTTCCCGGTTTGGCCCTTTTATTTACGGTCATGGCTTTGAATTGGGTGGCTGAGGGTTTGCGTAAGGCACTGGACGTATGAAGCCGTTGCTGATCATTAACAATCTCGCCGTCCGTTTTGCCTCGTCTGAAAAACCGGAACGGCAAGTCGTCGGCGGTTTCAACTTGGAAGTTTTTCCGGCAGAAACATTGGCGCTCGTGGGTGAATCCGGGTGCGGCAAAACCACTATCGCACGCGCCATTCTGCGCTTGCTTGATGCGCCCGGAAAAATTACGCACGGCAAAATTTTGTATCAAGAAGAGAACATCCTGGCGCTGCCGGAAAAACGTTTGCGCCAAATTCGCTGGAAAGAGATTGGCCTGATCTTTCAAGAGCCGGCTTCTGCGCTCAATCCGTTGCGCCGCGCCGGCAGCCAAGTTACGGAGGCGCTGCGCTTTCATTT harbors:
- a CDS encoding ABC transporter permease, translating into MLTHLFRRALEALTAIWSVLTLTFFLVHAAPGDPMDRYLSPRISPQTLAQIRQEFGFDQPLPVQYVKWLRQWLRGDWGYSLTQHRPVAHILAEAIPATLQLTLPALALSLILGLVLGAVAAFYRRRWPDHVLNNGLLAAYSMPGFWFGLMLILICAVKLGWLPNSHAASLFINEMDAWMVLQDRLRHLLLPMLTLALPGAAIAGRYVRESIIQALESNFVLLAKAKGLSSWQILTRHALPHALVPLISLLGLSLAFLVGGAFLTEIIFAWPGMGRVTGEAILSRDYPVILATTGLSAIMIIAGNFIADLLYRFADPRIK
- a CDS encoding ABC transporter ATP-binding protein, whose translation is MKPLLIINNLAVRFASSEKPERQVVGGFNLEVFPAETLALVGESGCGKTTIARAILRLLDAPGKITHGKILYQEENILALPEKRLRQIRWKEIGLIFQEPASALNPLRRAGSQVTEALRFH
- a CDS encoding ABC transporter permease gives rise to the protein MRALVSSRTWQRFMRQKLAGLGLILVLGWVVAGRFGTTLTSHNPTSANFEQRYQPPSWRHFLGTDQFGRDILSRLLLGSRLSLDLGLAVTVMALLIGTLLGVTAGYLGGALDALIMRGVDTLLAFPLIYLLVACVALFGADWKILVLIMSLTSWMDLARFVRAEVMSLKERDFIKAAHVLGFGRCRIMFRHLLPNALAPVIAFAALRLADVILLEASLSFLGLGIQPPAVSWGSIIRDGRDVLASAWWIATFPGLALLFTVMALNWVAEGLRKALDV